One region of Triticum aestivum cultivar Chinese Spring chromosome 6B, IWGSC CS RefSeq v2.1, whole genome shotgun sequence genomic DNA includes:
- the LOC123137500 gene encoding E3 ubiquitin-protein ligase PRT1: MASDDSSSSHPTEKKEEAAAAAAGGAGFDDLEDPRFQCCVCLELLYKPVVIACGHMSCFWCVHKAMHYARESHCAICRQPYTHFPSICQLLHHLLLKLEPVEYKKREMEVLEQERSVDTFSPQIIEFLNSKNNNGENGKDWGNKLEDGKTGPPGEASVDDSTMNEHSMKIKLDDVSCPICKELLYQPAVLNCGHVYCISCLPSVGDEALKCQVCGGLHPGDFPNVCLDLDHFLEEYFPAEYESRRKKLQLENSQCNPEGSSSSTSCKKGTFVQKTLDLSNVHIGVGCDSCGVYPIRGKRYKCKDCTEAIGFDLCGECYDSTSKLPGRFNQQHTPDHRMELDNSSLFDAFLRFQGIPAEGLQQLVQQMELIGAGGMVQIVADDEEMEDNHEDA, from the exons ATGGCCTCCGACGACAGCAGCTCGAGCCACCcgacggagaagaaggaggaggccgccgccgccgccgccggtggagCTGGCTTCGACGACCTGGAGGACCCGCGGTTCCAGTGCTGCGTATGCCT GGAGCTTCTCTATAAACCAGTTGTTATTG CATGTGGTCATATGTCATGTTTCTGGTGCGTCCATAAAGCTATGCATTACGCCCGGGAATCCCATTGTGCAATATGCAGGCAACCTTATACTCATTTCCCAAGTATCTGCCAACTCCTCCATCACTTGCTTTTAAAGCTTGAACCCGTGGAATACAAAAAGAGGGAAATGGAAGTACTAG AGCAAGAGAGGAGCGTGGATACCTTTTCTCCACAAATCATTGAGTTCTTAAACTCCAAGAACAACAATGGCG AAAATGGAAAAGATTGGGGCAACAAGCTTGAAGATGGCAAAACTGGACCTCCAGGAGAAGCCTCAGTTGATGACAGTACTATGAACGAGCATTCAATGAAAATAAAGTTAGATGATGTGTCTTGTCCTATCTGCAAGGAGCTGCTGTATCAACCTGCTGTTCTTAACTGTGGTCATG TGTATTGCATATCTTGTTTGCCTTCCGTGGGTGATGAAGCATTGAAATGTCAAGTCTGTGGAGGTCTTCATCCTGGAGATTTTCCTAATGTTTGTTTAGATCTTGACCACTTTCTGGAAGAATATTTTCCAGCAGAATATGAATCAAGACGCAAGAAACTTCAGCTTGAGAATAGCCAATGCAATCCTGAAGGATCATCTTCAA GTACTTCATGCAAGAAGGGAACTTTTGTACAGAAGACTCTAGACTTATCAAATGTTCACATTGGAGTTGGCTGTGACTCATGTGGG GTCTATCCGATACGAGGCAAGCGATACAAATGCAAGGATTGCACAGAGGCAATTGGATTCGACCTTTGCGGGGAATGCTACGACAGCACTTCAAAGCTCCCAGGCCGCTTTAATCAGCAGCACACACCTGACCACAGGATGGAACTCGATAATTCATCACTGTTTGACGCGTTCCTGAGATTCCAAGGGATACCCGCGGAGGGTCTGCAGCAGCTGGTACAACAAATGGAGCTCATTGGTGCTGGTGGCATGGTGCAGATAGTGGCTGATGATGAAGAGATGGAGGACAATCATGAGGATGCTTAG